One region of Bombus affinis isolate iyBomAffi1 chromosome 3, iyBomAffi1.2, whole genome shotgun sequence genomic DNA includes:
- the LOC126914764 gene encoding uncharacterized protein LOC126914764 isoform X1, which yields MPTPSVSPTSSLRKRVSELPRAASAPVSGAAGIVCSNTDLISILSSLASSATEINRCGEEAPSSRDDSKSNWPGKTTEQKGSRSKSFRSNSFDVSTLHGAKSKLSGSSKAAISTFMAPSNWFTKRHQPMSKKPEDLLTASLSLKFDKSKVVKAVKSYGTTTKSYGTTLVEPKWTLS from the exons atgcctactccgtcggtttcgccgacgtcttctctccgaaagcgcgtctcggaactgccaagagccgcgagtgcacccgtttccggtgctgcgggcattgtctgctctaatacggatctgatatcgatcctaagctcgttagcgtcttccgcgacggaaatcaaccgatgcggcgaggaagcgccgagttcgcgggacgatagcaaatcaaactggcccggaaaaacgaccgaacagaaaggaagtcgatctaagagcttccgttccaacagcttcgacgtgtcgacattgcacggagctaaaagtaagcttagcggatcctcgaaagccgctatttcgacctttatggcaccgtcgaattggttcacgaagcgacaccaaccgatgtcgaagaagccggaagatttgctaacggccagtttaagtctcaagttcgataaatcgaaggtagtgaaggcggtgaag tcgtatgggacaaca